The genomic region TAATCTCTTTATAGTTTCTAACAATTCTTGTTGACTATGATATTCTAGCTCGTAGTCAGGACCAATGGAGACGACAGAAGTTTGTGAGATTGATGTGGCGACCAGAAGAATAGTGGGAGGCAGCGACTCTCCACCTGAACTGGACAGCCCATGTCAGGTAAGCACTGTTAACTAGTGTTAAGCATCATTACTATTTTCATTGTTCAATAAGTTGCAATACATGAGCTGCAACTGCTCCACTAAAAGTAGCTATTCCTTTTTTAGCAATAGTGTTCTTTCAGTACATGAGTTTTGGtaccaaaaaacaaactttttatttcattttcttgtcATTCAAAAAGCCAGAATTCTCAAACATGTTAAATGTTCAGTAAATAAAAACGGGTCAATTCCAGGCTCTTGCCCGCATAAAATCATCTAGAATTGTCAGAATTTGGTTTAAAATCAGAAAACAGGGATCTGCCCAGACACTTAAGGACTTAACAGTTTTCAAGACTGTAgtacaaacacattttagttaGTACAAGAAGGTGCTGAGGTTAGATACCCAGCCCTGGGGTAACATAGAGGTAACAGCAGTCATCTGTTTACATCAGACTTGTTGGAAAATTGAGGGCGGGGAAGATGAAGTAACCATGTGTGGTGAGTAACATTTCCCTCCAGCAGCAGGCGCTTTGAGGCACCATTAGGCAAGGCACTGAACCTCCTGCTTCTTTAGTGGAGCTGCTCAGTGAAAACTGCATCTCTTCAGTGAGGCGTTCCAGCtgctttgtggtcatttgtgtgtgtgtgtttgtgttatcagGAGGAGGTTGCGGAGTTTGGTTTGGGGTTGTGCTGCGCTGatgaggagaggggagaaaCTCCAGGCAGAGAGGACAGTCCCAGCGACCTGGTGGAGGCTGAGCTCGACCCTGGAGGAGATCTCAAGGCCGGAGAGGACAAGGCTTTTGGTAGGAACACGACAAAGTATCTTACAGGCACTTTCGAGATGAGCTTGTTACATAAATATGATGTCAGTTTTACATCTCGGTCACAAGTCAGTCATATTTGTGTAAAAATTCTCGTCAGTTTCATTAAGTGGAAGTTATCACTGGAATAAAGTCATTCAGTTTTTCTCATAGTGTTGTGGTTTATGTTCCAGGAAAGGAGGTCGTTCTGTTGATGCAGGCTCTGAACTCTCTCGCCACTCCTGAGGAGAAACTAGCTGCTCTGTGCAAGAAATATGCAGACCTGGTAAGTAAATATCTGAATATCTGCATATGAACAGCCAGACTGACTGATCCTGAGGCAACTAACAGAGCTGCTGAACCTTCTGGATGGTGTTTGCCTGGTTCAAAAGCTCTGACTAGCTGAACACATCTCACATTTGTTCAGCGATTCAAATCAGTCAGATGGTGTGCTCAGTTTTGTAGTTGGGATTGAGAACGGGGgcttttttgtcatgtacaaagCCTGAAAAAATGGCCACAAGtgtgaatgagacagacacGGCTGTGCGGGAAGTACAAATAAAATCTCTTGATGTTGGCCATGTGTAGTTGGAGGAGAGCCGCTGCATGCAGAAGCGTCTGAAAGCCCTGCAGAAGAAGCAATCTCAGATAGTGAAGGAGAAGATCCACCTGCAGGGAGAACACAGCAAGGCCATCCTGGCCCGCAGCAAGCTGGAGAGTCTCTGTCGggagctgcagagacacaacaaGACACTGAAGGTACACCTCAGCCACCACCTTTCACTGTCATAAGGCAAACAACCACTTCtaagaaaaactgttttcagaACGTGAAGAAGACATTTGTTTAGTCCAAGACAGTGTGCGTCTCTGCTCATATGATGTCACATGTTGCCAGGGTAAACAGCACATatatctctctcctctccttttttaaACTCATCATTGACCTCTCCCGTCACCTCAGGAGGAAAACGCCCAGCGGTCCAGGGAGTACGAGGAGCAGCGGAAGGAGGCCATGCTGCACTTCCAGATGACCTTGAGCGATATCGAGGTGCAGATGGAGCAGCACAGCTCCCACAACACCAAGCTGAGGCAGGAGAACATGGAGCTGGCCGAGAAGCTGAAAAAGCTCATCGAGCAGTACGAGCTGCGAGAGGAGGTGAGTGGACAAACCCTGCGTTTAGAGCAGCTGTGCCCTCATGTGTGAGCGTCTTCATAAACTCCACTGCAAACACAGAAATCATGGTAGTGTAGAAACTGCCTATTTATCTCTGCTAACTCTGAGTTTGTTTTCATGTGGAACTTGAATCATGACAGAAAGTACAAGATGCTTTTACACATAGGCTGTTTTAGTAAACCAAAGGACAAGGACAACATTCAATTTTGgcaaaaatagattttaaaaaaagcgAAGCAATACCACTCATGTTCTCAAATATTAGTGctgaggtgtgtgtctgtgtttgaataGCTAAAAGACATGTTAGACCACTGGAAGGCTTCAACTGTGCAGCAGCGACAGGTGGTGTTGACATAGTCAACAAACTTCAGACTCTTTGAAACCAGACCTGACCATCTACATTTTGACTGACTTGGTGTTTATTAAAATGTCCATCAGGTTAAAATACTGCAAGGGGAGATAATTCAAATGAACAGAATACGATCAGGGCACATCACAGGTTGTTGAGCCTGATGGTTATTCTGATGTGCATTTCTCTTGCAGCACATAGACAAGGTGTTCAAGCAcaaggagctgcagcagcagctgatggaCGCGAAGCTGCAGAGAATCACCGAGATGATGAAAGAAGTCGAGGAGAAGcagcaaagagagagagactttgTGAGTACATCTTCTGCGCCTGTTTCAAACAGCAGTATTAACTGGCCAGTAGCTGAGCAGAAATGAAATCAGTGGATTAGTGGTATTATTGGAATTAAACAGTATTCAGGATCATGAACTGACTGTACTGTGATGCTTCAGCTGCTGAAGGACGCCACGGAGTCCAGACACAAGTGTGAGCTGATGAAGGAGCAagaaacacagctcaaacaacaggTAAATACTCACAAACATTTCCTTGGTggatcagaaacatgtttttgggcTCTGCAGTCATCAACACTGTTGTTCTTTGCTGGAGGTGTGCTGTAGAAGCCTTGTGTTCACCTTTGTGTACATAAACCCAGatgaaaggttttaaaatgaCTCACTGCTCCCCTCTCTCCGCTCTCAGCTCTCCCTGTACATGGACAAGTTTGAGGAGTTTCAGAGCACTCTGGCTAAAAGCAACGAGGTCTTCACCACTTTCAGACAAGAGATGGAGAAGGTGACTGACTGGCCTTGTCCTGTCCTGTTGGCTTagtgtttgtgtctcattgttttTCCCTGGCAGCTGTTTTAACTGTCTGGATTTACCTGCAGATGACCAAGAAGATCAAGAAGCTGGAGAAGGAGACGACACAGTGGAGGACCAAATGGGAGAGTAACAACCAGGCTCTGCTGCAGATGGCCGAGGAGGTGACTCGAAATCTTCTCTTTGCTTTTGGTTGATTCGGTAGTATTAGAAAAACTGAACTTTAATACTGATGAAACGTTGTGTCGTGTTGTAGAAAACTCTTCGTGACGGCCACTTCAAGGCTCTGCAGGGGaagctggagctgctggagaGGCTGTGCAGAGCCCTGCAGAAGGAGAGGAACGACCTCAACAACCAGCTCAGCCTCCTCCAGGAGCAGGGAGACAAAGGGACCACAGCGCCTCCTGAAGCCCAGCCAAGGGAGCCCTCCAACGGGGAGGAAGACGAGGacgaggtggaggaggaggaggaggaagacgaggaggaagacgaggaggGCTTGGCGCAGGGTGACGAGCTGGAGACGGAGGGCGTCCACCAAGCTCCCAGACCACCTGAACTGGACCCCACGACGGC from Epinephelus moara isolate mb chromosome 1, YSFRI_EMoa_1.0, whole genome shotgun sequence harbors:
- the txlng gene encoding gamma-taxilin, producing METTEVCEIDVATRRIVGGSDSPPELDSPCQEEVAEFGLGLCCADEERGETPGREDSPSDLVEAELDPGGDLKAGEDKAFGKEVVLLMQALNSLATPEEKLAALCKKYADLLEESRCMQKRLKALQKKQSQIVKEKIHLQGEHSKAILARSKLESLCRELQRHNKTLKEENAQRSREYEEQRKEAMLHFQMTLSDIEVQMEQHSSHNTKLRQENMELAEKLKKLIEQYELREEHIDKVFKHKELQQQLMDAKLQRITEMMKEVEEKQQRERDFLLKDATESRHKCELMKEQETQLKQQLSLYMDKFEEFQSTLAKSNEVFTTFRQEMEKMTKKIKKLEKETTQWRTKWESNNQALLQMAEEKTLRDGHFKALQGKLELLERLCRALQKERNDLNNQLSLLQEQGDKGTTAPPEAQPREPSNGEEDEDEVEEEEEEDEEEDEEGLAQGDELETEGVHQAPRPPELDPTTAATDKTTTTTTTTSQPAEAPPSQQD